The Pseudovibrio sp. M1P-2-3 DNA segment ACGGCTTGAGGAGCGTTTTGACAAGCCGTTGCCAGCTGTGGAGCCGGTGGATCGCAAGGCGCCCATTCCGCCTCGTTCGAGCAAGAGCGCATGTGGCTGGCCAATGCCCGCTTTGAAGGGGCAGCCGGTCTACAATGAGGGCCTGCCGTTGATCTGCGCGGGGCTGTGGACACACAGGCCCTTCGTCAGGCGGTACAGGG contains these protein-coding regions:
- a CDS encoding phosphopantetheine-binding protein; the protein is MRDVVAHDRRSLERVGLDDNFFEIGGHSIFAAQLALRLEKALGMHVPVRLVFESPSARQLATRLEERFDKPLPAVEPVDRKAPIPPRSSKSACGWPMPALKGQPVYNEGLPLICAGLWTHRPFVRRYR